The window gtgTGGGCGATGGGATGGATAGAAAAGGCACGGGCAGGGGTGGTGTATGTAAGCGAGGTGGGTGAAGCTGTTTCTGACCTGGGAAGAATGTGGGTTGTCCAGAGCTGAAGTGCAGCTCCTGGTAGTTGTTGGTTACGCAGAAATAGGTCCCCTGGTCCTGTGCCGTGAAGGACTTCACCACCAGCCGATAGGAATTGCCTTGTTTTGACGCTTCAAAtcttgaagatattttctcATTCCCCAAGAAGGTGGTCCGTGAGTACGTGGAAGTATAAGCAATGTAGTGAAGGATCCCATCCTTGTCCAGGTGGATCCAGGAGACACCACTGTACCTGTCGTAAGGCCAGCAGTCCAGCTCGAGCCGCTGTCCCTCCTTGGGGTGCTTCATATTCTTGTTGATGAACCTGGCCACCACTCTGTCCCCATTTCCCTGGGTGCCGGTACCGCCTGTGGGCAGAATTTGGCCATGTCCTGTCACGTCCTGCTTGGGAAGAACTCCCGGGGCCTTTGGGCAGGGCTCTTCGCTGCCGGTGTGTGGCAAGCAGGCAGCCGGGCTGTGAGGGTGAATGCAGAGGGAGGGCCTCGCCGTCCAGCACCCTTGGGTGCTGCACTGGAGTCCCTGGGCTCTGGAGATGGATGCtgcccttcagagcagcccttcagctgCCATTTCCCAGCTTCTGCTGAGTGATTCCCCTCTAACATGTGCTCAGTGccccctctctccccttccccatcccctccagcaACACCTGTCTGAACaggctctgttcctgctgcgTATCGCGCTGCAGTGCCACCGCTCCCGCTTCCGTGCGCAGTCACTGGGCAGCCCTGAATTGCGTCCTTTGGGTTTGCCCTTGATTTCCCCTGGGTCCGTTTTGCCCAGTGTCTTGGCCGTGGTGCAAGGGGAATGCCTTCCCCCATTGTCCTCCTTGCTCCCGGCCAAGGTGCCCCGTGAGCCCGCTTCCATACTCACAGAGCgtgaggctgagcaggaggagcagtgcaggagacGCNNNNNNNNNNNNNNNNNNNNNNNNNNNNNNNNNNNNNNNNNNNNNNNNNNNNNNNNNNNNNNNNNNNNNNNNNNNNNNNNNNNNNNNNNNNNNNNNNNNNNNNNNNNNNNNNNNNNNNNNNNNNNNNNNNNNNNNNNNNNNNNNNNNNNNNNNNNNNNNNNNNNNNNNNNNNNNNNNNNNNNNNNNNNNNNNNNNNNNNNNNNNNNNNNNNNNNNNNNNNNNNNNNNNNNNNNNNNNNNNNNNNNNNNNNNNNNNNNNNNNNNNNNNNNNNNNNNNNNNNNNNNNNNNNNNNNNNNNNNNNNNNNNNNNNNNNNNNNNNNNNNNNNNNNNNNNNNNNNNNNNNNNNNNNNNNNNNNNNNNNNNNNNNNNNNNNNNNNNNNNNNNNNNNNNNNNNNNNNNNNNNNNNNNNNNNNNNNNNNNNNNNNNNNNNNNNNNNNNNNNNNNNNNNNNNNNNNNNNNNNNNNNNNNNNNNNNNNNNNNNNNNNNNNNNNNNNNNNNNNNNNNNNNNNNNNNNNNNNNNNNNNNNNNNNNNNNNNNNNNNNNNNNNNNNNNNNNNNNNNNNNNNNNNNNNNNNNNNNNNNNNNNNNNNNNNNNNNNNNNNNNNNNNNNNNNNNNNNNNNNNNNNNNNNNNNNNNNNNNNNNNNNNNNNNNNNNNNNNNNNNNNNNNNNNNNNNNNNNNNNNNNNNNNNNNNNNNNNNNNNNNNNNNNNNNNNNNNNNNNNNNNNNNNNNNNNNNNNNNNNNNNNNNNNNNNNNNNNNNNNNNNNNNNNNNNNNNNNNNNNNNNNNNNNNNNNNNNNNNNNNNNNNNNNNNNNNNNNNNNNNNNNNNNNNNNNNNNNNNNNNNNNNNNNNNNNNNNNNNNNNNNNNNNNNNNNNNNNNNNNNNNNNNNNNNNNNNNNNNNNNNNNNNNNNNNNNNNNNNNNNNNNNNNNNNNNNNNNNNNNNNNNNNNNNNNNNNNNNNNNNNNNNNNNNNNNNNNNNNNNNNNNNNNNNNNNNNNNNNNNNNNNNNNNNNNNNNNNNNNNNNNNNNNNNNNNNNNNNNNNNNNNNNNNNNNNNNNNNNNNNNNNNNNNNNNNNNNNNNNNNNNNNNNNNNNNNNNNNNNNNNNNNNNNNNNNNNNNNNNNNNNNNNNNNNNNNNNNNNNNNNNNNNNNNNNNNNNNNNNNNNNNNNNNNNNNNNNNNNNNNNNNNNNNNNNNNNNNNNNNNNNNNNNNNNNNNNNNNNNNNNNNNNNNNNNNNNNNNNNNNNNNNNNNNNNNNNNNNNNNNNNNNNNNNNNNNNNNNNNNNNNNNNNNNNNNNNNNNNNNNNNNNNNNNNNNNNNNNNNNNNNNNNNNNNNNNNNNNNNNNNNNNNNNNNNNNNNNNNNNNNNNNNNNNNNNNNNNNNNNNNNNNNNNNNNNNNNNNNNNNNNNNNNNNNNNNNNNNNNNNNNNNNNNNNNNNNNNNNNNNNNNNNNNNNNNNNNNNNNNNNNNNNNNNNNNNNNNNNNNNNNNNNNNNNNNNNNNNNNNNNNNNNNNNNNNNNNNNNNNNNNNNNNNNNNNNNNNNNNNNNNNNNNNNNNNNNNNNNNNNNNNNNNNNNNNNNNNNNNNNNNNNNNNNNNNNNNNNNNNNNNNNNNNNNNNNNNNNNNNNNNNNNNNNNNNNNNNNNNNNNNNNNNNNNNNNNNNNNNNNNNNNNNNNNNNNNNNNNNNNNNNNNNNNNNNNNNNNNNNNNNNNNNNNNNNNNNNNNNNNNNNNNNNNNNNNNNNNNNNNNNNNNNNNNNNNNNNNNNNNNNNNNNNNNNNNNNNNNNNNNNNNNNNNNNNNNNNNNNNNNNNNNNNNNNNNNNNNNNNNNNNNNNNNNNNNNNNNNNNNNNNNNNNNNNNNNNNNNNNNNNNNNNNNNNNNNNNNNNNNNNNNNNNNNNNNNNNNNNNNNNNNNNNNNNNNNNNNNNNNNNNNNNNNNNNNNNNNNNNNNNNNNNNNNNNNNNNNNNNNNNNNNNNNNNNNNNNNNNNNNNNNNNNNNNNNNNNNNNNNNNNNNNNNNNNNNNNNNNNNNNNNNNNNNNNNNNNNNNNNNNNNNNNNNNNNNNNNNNNNNNNNNNNNNNNNNNNNNNNNNNNNNNNNNNNNNNNNNNNNNNNNNNNNNNNNNNNNNNNNNNNNNNNNNNNNNNNNNNNNNNNNNNNNNNNNNNNNNNNNNNNNNNNNNNNNNNNNNNNNNNNNNNNNNNNNNNNNNNNNNNNNNNNNNNNNNNNNNNNNNNNNNNNNNNNNNNNNNNNNNNNNNNNNNNNNNNNNNNNNNNNNNNNNNNNNNNNNNNNNNNNNNNNNNNNNNNNNNNNNNNNNNNNNNNNNNNNNNNNNNNNNNNNNNNNNNNNNNNNNNNNNNNNNNNNNNNNNNNNNNNNNNNNNNNNNNNNNNNNNNNNNNNNNNNNNNNNNNNNNNNNNNNNNNNNNNNNNNNNNNNNNNNNNNNNNNNNNNNNNNNNNNNNNNNNNNNNNNNNNNNNNNNNNNNNNNNNNNNNNNNNNNNNNNNNNNNNNNNNNNNNNNNNNNNNNNNNNNNNNNNNNNNNNNNNNNNNNNNNNNNNNNNNNNNNNNNNNNNNNNNNNNNNNNNNNNNNNNNNNNNNNNNNNNNNNNNNNNNNNNNNNNNNNNNNNNNNNNNNNNNNNNNNNNNNNNNNNNNNNNNNNNNNNNNNNNNNNNNNNNNNNNNNNNNNNNNNNNNNNNNNNNNNNNNNNNNNNNNNNNNNNNNNNNNNNNNNNNNNNNNNNNNNNNNNNNNNNNNNNNNNNNNNNNNNNNNNNNNNNNNNNNNNNNNNNNNNNNNNNNNNNNNNNNNNNNNNNNNNNNNNNNNNNNNNNNNNNNNNNNNNNNNNNNNNNNNNNNNNNNNNNNNNNNNNNNNNNNNNNNNNNNNNNNNNNNNNNNNNNNNNNNNNNNNNNNNNNNNNNNNNNNNNNNNNNNNNNNNNNNNNNNNNNNNNNNNNNNNNNNNNNNNNNNNNNNNNNNNNNNNNNNNNNNNNNNNNNNNNNNNNNNNNNNNNNNNNNNNNNNNNNNNNNNNNNNNNNNNNNNNNNNNNNNNNNNAATGGCCGCGCTGCATCAGGGCAGCtgtctgtgttgctgctggtgtCAGTGCGGTGCTTGAGGAGGACGCCTGTGTGgcttctgctgagcagccacGCAGCACTGCTTGCTTACGCTGAGCTTGGTCCCTGCAAGAGACAATGGAGTGTGAGGCGTGGTTGGTTTTGATCATTCATCTCTTTTGTGCATTTCGAACATTTGATCTCCTTTGTAAGGAAGAAGTGAGAGTTGACTGAAAGTTTCAGAATTGGCTCTGAAATCACAAGCTTTGTTTCAGCTGGaggggggaaaagagaaatgctgtcaCTGAAACATAGCTTTGCACTGGCTGTTTTCCTGGGggaaatgaaagatttcagaCATGAAATTGTGGCAAAGGCTTTTGCCTTCCCAGAAGTGTAGCCTCACTGCTTTCAGCGTAGCAGCCTCTGAATGTGTGTAATTAAGGAGGTAGCTTGGCTATAGctcaagctgctgctgtgactgtTGGCATTTCTATCTGCAAAGCCCACAGTGAAGCATGTTTCTCCTGTTATTCCACAGTGCTTTGGGTTCTGCTACTTCCAACCATGATATATGTATTTCAGGATGGTAGAGACAATGCCGTCTGGTAGAATCaggtttctgtgttttcaatTATTGTCTCACAGTGTAGTATgtggtaaatatttttcaagctgAATCTAGAGATGAGGAAAGTctggaaaaggattttaagaGCGTTCCCTTTGCATTGCCTGTGTCCTGGCTATGCAATGGCTGCGTGATGGCAATAGGCAGAGAGCCCATTCCCCTGGAGGAGCGGGCTGTGCTCTTTGgtgtgaggctgcaggaagctctgcagggtgTGAGGGTGCGACTTACTTTGGGAGAGCGTGATGGTGATGGTtatggcagtgaggagcaggaggcaggcgCAAGACAGGTTAACCCACATGATGAATTTACAGGACCAATTCAGCTTGTCCTCGTTACTTgttcctgcaggaagaaaggacagagaggaaggaggaaaggtcCAGGTGCAGACATGTCCCTGCATCCTGAAATGCCTGTTGTCTGCACAGACTTGAATTTGACCTCTTCcaatcacagcagcactgtaGACAGAGTGCCTGCCTTCCCAGTGCTGGGTTACCTGCATCCGCACCCCATCGCAAGTTGTCCTTCTTGGTGACGTGGCTGCTCTGGGTGGTGACAGCGGGTGTGGTGGGTTCTGCTGTTGTTGTGAGTGGATGGAAAAATGGATGAATGCAGTGAGATACATCAAGACAACCTTCTCCCACCCCTGCAAAGCTGTGGATAAACTTGTGAGCAGCACAAGGGAGACTCTGCAGGGCCCATTTTGAGTTGCAGTATCCTGACATTCTGATGTGAGGTGTGCTTGCATTGCTGAGGTGCCCAGCCATGGAACTTGAGGGCTCTGGGCTCAGAATTTCTTAGCAGCACCCTCATAAATTCTGAGCTCTTTAGGTGGTGTCATCCCCTCACTGGCAGCTctctgagaaagatgaaaatgttctCTTGTCCTCACATCCCCAGATGCCTGCATTCAGTGCAGCCTCTAATTCCTGCTGTTCCAAGGAAatcagcagtgcaggcagagcccctgcctccctgcagctgggttACCTGGATGCGGGCTGTGCCGGGAGATGTCCTTGCTGGTGACCTGGCTGCCGTGGGTGGTGGCAGCGGgtgtggtgggtgctgctgttgttgtgaCTGGAATGAAGAAGTAAGTGAATACGGCGAGGTACAATGGGAgagcttcctccctcccctcccaggACTAGGCATGCAGAGGGGGAACTTTTATTAGGACCTGCTTTGAACGGTGATGCCCTGGCACACTGCCCAGCCCTGGAACCAGGGAGATCCAGGCTCCTAATTTCTTACCAGCACCCTCAGTTTGACCTGAGTGTGAGCTCATGGTTATCTCTGTTATGAAACATGTTCTGAGAGTAATGGGGattttttgaatttctttttgaagtgcTGTAAGCATATGGAGGCTGTTGGGATTTAGAGGTCCAGGTgaggtgaggaaggagggggTGGCTGCAGGCTTTGTTACTCTCATCACTCAGAGGCGCagatgggatggggaggtgCCGCTGGGCTGCGCGACCACCTCTGTGTTTGGGCAGGGCCGGTAGCGCGAGCAGAGCTGGTGGGCAGGGAGCCTGtatgaggaggagcagtgcgTGTGTGATGAGACGCGTTGtgcaaagaagcagggagaaggGGAGTGTGGGCGATGGGATGGATAGAAAAGGCACGGGCAGGGGTGGTGTGTGTAAGCGAGGTGGGTGAAGCTGTTACTGACCTGGGAAGAAGGCGAGTTGtccagagctgcagtgcagcacctGGTTGCTGTAGTTGACGCAGAAATAGATCCCCTCATCCTGTGCCCTGAAGGACTTCACCACCAGCCAAAAGGTGTTGTTTTTCCATGATGCCTTAAAGCGTAGAGATATTGTTGTATTCCCATGAAAGATTGTGTTATGTGGAGAGTTACCGGAAGCTATGAAGTGAAGGTTGCCAGTCTTGTCCAGGCGGACCCAGGAGGCTCCCCAGGTGATTCTGTATGTCCGgcactccagctgcagccactgtCCCTCCTGGGGTTGCTTCATATTCCTGTTTTGGGGCCTGACCACCACTGTGTCTCTCTGTTCCTGGGTGCCggtgcagcctgtgggcagaAGTCGGCCATGTCCCCTCACGTCCTGCTCAGGATGAGCTCCCGGGGCCTTTGGGCAGGGCTCTTTCCTGCCAGTGCGTGGCGGgcaggcagctgggctgtgagggTGAATGGGGAGGGAGGGCCTCGCTGTCCAGCACGcttgggtgctgtgctggagtccCTGGGTATTTCGCGTTGACACTGCTGTGCTCTTGAGATGGATGGTGCCCTTCAGAGCAGACCTTCAGCTGCCTTCCTAAGGCTGCTGCCATTTCCCAGCTTCTGCTGAGTGATTCCCTACTAACAAGTGCGCAGTGCCCCCTgtctccccttccccatcccctccagcaACACCTGTCTGAACaggctctgttcctgctgcgTATCGTGCTGCAGTGCCACCGCTCCCGCTTCCCTGCGCAGTCACTGAGCAGCCCTGAACTGCGTCCTTTGGGTTTGCCCTTGATTTCCCCCTGGTCCGTTTTGCCCAGTGTCTTGGCTGTGGTGCAAGGGGAATGCCTTCCCAcgttttcctccttcctcccgGCCAAGGTGCCCCGTGAGCCCGCTTCCATACTCACAGAGCgtgaggctgagcaggaggagcagtgcaggagacGCGGCCATCGTCCTCGGGGCGGTGCAGCGCAGCGCGGGTGATCTTTGTCTCTTAACTTCTTAGGCTGCGTGACTGATAGGAGAGNNNNNNNNNNNNNNNNNNNNNNNNNNNNNNNNNNNNNNNNNNNNNNNNNNNNNNNNNNNNNNNNNNNNNNNNNNNNNNNNNNNNNNNNNNNNNNNNNNNNNNNNNNNNNNNNNNNNNNNNNNNNNNNNNNNNNNNNNNNNNNNNNNNNNNNNNNNNNNNNNNNNNNNNNNNNNNNNNNNNNNNNNNNNNNNNNNNNNNNNNNNNNNNNNNNNNNNNNNNNNNNNNNNNNNNNNNNNNNNNNNNNNNNNNNNNNNNNNNNNNNNNNNNNNNNNNNNNNNNNNNNNNNNNNNNNNNNNNNNNNNNNNNNNNNNNNNNNNNNNNNNNNNNNNNNNNNNNNNNNNNNNNNNNNNNNNNNNNNNNAGAACTCCAGTACAGATCCAGAACTAAGGCTGTTTTTTgttatagttttgtttttagtggATTTTGCAGCCATGTCTTCAGTTGAGATTCAGACAGACAGCGCTCCGTCTTGAAATCAGATCAGCCATTGCAGTCTGCTGTCTATCAGCACAAGTCTCGTGATGTGGACTCCGGCCCCAGGCTGCATTTCTTGACAAAGGTTCTGACACCTTCACTTCCTCGTGCATAAGTGTTCCAGTGCAGATGCCAAAGCATGCTGTGTTCGTACAGAGCACACAAGACGCGGGGATGTTTTACAGCACCCATTCCTATGCAATTTTGATTCCCAATTCCATGCATTGCTGACATGTAGCTGActtctccagctctgttctTCTTTGCAATTGCTCTGCAAATGCCGCTTTGTGCAAGGCAGGAGGTCCGTGATGTGAAACCCATCAACAAAGCCCCGTGTCCCAGTGGCATGCTGATTTGtatcttgttttcaaagcagagtttttgtggttttattctACAGCCACCCGGACCTCCTCCCTGCCAAATAGATGTGTCAACCTTCAgggcctttgctgctgcctctagTGACCACTCACACGTTGCTAAGtgctgggcttcctgcagctttgcacataGAGTAAGGGCTGTTTCCCTGGGCTGGTGTTATTTGTGTCTTGTGTTGTTATTTCCTGGCTCTACTGTAATTTGTGATGTGTTCTTGTATTCCTCTTTTGCAAATAACCCCCCTGTTCCTGGATGCCAGAAACCAGGCCCTGCTGTCAGCTGGAAGTGCTGTAGTGTGAGAAAATGGGCAAAAATTGTCTGGTTGTCCCCAGGCTCATTTCATTGGGCCTCAGAGCATTTTGGTGATTAAGTAAGGAAAGGCTGTGTGAATCTTTGTGGAATGGGGCAACATAGGCTTAGTTTGAGGTTTTCAGACTTGTGATGTCGGCATAAATTAGAGCAGgtgttttttgaaaatgaaaatggattttgttGATTAAATTACCTGACAAGTGTAATAAGTAAAAGGGTGAGGTTTGTTAATCAAATCGAAACTTAAAGATTGTTTTGTAAAACCCCCCCGCCCCCTTCGGGGTGATGGGTGTTAAGCAAATCGAAACTCAAGGATTGTTTTGTGAAAGCCCCTCCCCAGGGTGAGGGTTATTAGGCAAATCGAGGACTGCTTTGTAAATGCCAAATCCAGGATTGCTTTGTAAAAACCCCCTGGTCAGGACATCAGGAAACATAAACAATGTTGCAACAACGGGAACTGCTGGAGGCGGTGAAGATAACTACGAACCTGCATCCCAGCGACCACCAAGAGTCAGATCCCGACCCCCTAGCAACGGCCCGCGTACACTGGAAGGTCACATATACAGGAACAAGGACTGTATAAAGACGGGACTCAAACCTCACTTAGGTTGGGAGCCGTTGGCAGAGCACGGACTCCCCGGCCGCCCAGCGCTGTTTTGCTCACTTTGCCACTtgcttaattaaataaattgtcTTTTGAATTGTTACAAATTGGGCCTGGTCTCATTTATCACGGAAGTTTAAAACAACAAGAATCTGTGTCTTGACATCCCATCACGCAAGTGTGAACAAAGGACTGTTAGGCCTCTGTCCATCTCCCAGTGAGACACCTATGCTGCTTGTGTAGGCTCCTTCTGCTGTGAGTTTGTTCTACTCAGTCTAAAGAGAATTCGTGCTGCCTTTGCAATGGGATCAGGAGCTTTGGGGAGCGCCTGGCTTCTCTGCCTGGTGGAGGAACGTGGGTCAGGAGCTGAAGCTCTGGGCATGCCTTGTGGATGGCTGAATATGTCCCATGTGTTGTGAGGTGCTGAAGCAAGCTGCTTCTGCCTTGTACCAGCATTGTGACCAAAGTGGGAAAATTCCTGAGCTGAAGCAACGCGCATTGCTGGTGAGCTCCCACCTGTGTAGCTCCTCTGCATACACTAAGGTTTGTGAAGGTTAAATTGTGATCTTTCAGATCCTCTTATATAACGCCGTGCTGAGTCATCCCGTGCCGGGCAGTGGCCATCATCAGCACTGAGTAGTGCAACTGCGAGAGNNNNNNNNNNNNNNNNNNNNNNNNNNNNNNNNNNNNNNNNNNNNNNNNNNNNNNNNNNNNNNNNNNNNNNNNNNNNNNNNNNNNNNNNNNNNNNNNNNNNNNNNNNNNNNNNNNNNNNNNNNNNNNNNNNNNNNNNNNNNNNNNNNNNNNNNNNNNNNNNNNNNNNNNNNNNNNNNNNNNNNNNNNNNNNNNNNNNNNNNNNNNNNNNNNNNNNNNNNNNNNNNNNNNNNNNNNNNNNNNNNNNNNNNNNNNNNNNNNNNNNNNNNNNNNNNNNNNNNNNNNNNNNNNNNNNNNNNNNNNNNNNNNNNNNNNNNNNNNNNNNNNNNNNNNNNNNNNNNNNNNNNNNNNNNNNNNNNNNNNNNNNNNNNNNNNNNNNNNNNNNNNNNNNNNNNNNNNNNNNNNNNNNNNNNNNNNNNNNNNNNNNNNNNNNNNNNNNNNNNNNNNNNNNNNNNNNNNNNNNNNNNNNNNNNNNNNNNNNNNNNNNNNNNNNNNNNNNNNNNNNNNNNNNNNNNNNNNNNNNNNNNNNNNNNNNNNNNNNNNNNNNNNNNNNNNNNNNNNNNNNNNNNNNNNNNNNNNNNNNNNNNNNNNNNNNNNNNNNNNNNNNNNNNNNNNNNNNNNNNNNNNNNNNNNNNNNNNNNNNNNNNNNNNNNNNNNNNNNNNNNNNNNNNNNNNNNNNNNNNNNNNNNNNNNNNNNNNNNNNNNNNNNNNNNNNNNNNNNNNNNNNNNNNNNNNNNNNNNNNNNNNNNNNNNNNNNNNNNNNNNNNNNNNNNNNNNNNNNNNNNNNNNNNNNNNNNNNNNNNNNNNNNNNNNNNNNNNNNNNNNNNNNNNNNNNNNNNNNNNNNNNNNNNNNNNNNNNNNNNNNNNNNNNNNNNNNNNNNNNNNNNNNNNNNNNNNNNNNNNNNNNNNNNNNNNNNNNNNNNNNNNNNNNNNNNNNNNNNNNNNNNNNNNNNNNNNNNNNNNNNNNNNNNNNNNNNNNNNNNNNNNNNNNNNNNNNNNNNNNNNNNNNNNNNNNNNNNNNNNNNNNNNNNNNNNNNNNNNNNNNNNNNNNNNNNNNNNNNNNNNNNNNNNNNNNNNNNNNNNNNNNNNNNNNNNNNNNNNNNNNNNNNNNNNNNNNNNNNNNNNNNNNNNNNNNNNNNNNNNNNNNNNNNNNNNNNNNNNNNNNNNNNNNNNNNNNNNNNNNNNNNNNNNNNNNNNNNNNNNNNNNNNNNNNNNNNNNNNNNNNNNNNNNNNNNNNNNNNNNNNNNNNNNNNNNNNNNNNNNNNNNNNNNNNNNNNNNNNNNNNNNNNNNNNNNNNNNNNNNNNNNNNNNNNNNNNNNNNNNNNNNNNNNNNNNNNNNNNNNNNNNNNNNNNNNNNNNNNNNNNNNNNNNNNNNNNNNNNNNNNNNNNNNNNNNNNNNNNNNNNNNNNNNNNNNNNNNNNNNNNNNNNNNNNNNNNNNNNNNNNNNNNNNNNNNNNNNNNNNNNNNNNNNNNNNNNNNNNNNNNNNNNNNNNNNNNNNNNNNNNNNNNNNNNNNNNNNNNNNNNNNNNNNNNNNNNNNNNNNNNNNNNNNNNNNNNNNNNNNNNNNNNNNNNNNNNNNNNNNNNNNNNNNNNNNNNNNNNNNNNNNNNNNNNNNNNNNNNNNNNNNNNNNNNNNNNNNNNNNNNNNNNNNNNNNNNNNNNNNNNNNNNNNNNNNNNNNNNNNNNNNNNNNNNNNNNNNNNNNNNNNNNNNNNNNNNNNNNNNNNNNNNNNNNNNNNNNNNNNNNNNNNNNNNNNNNNNNNNNNNNNNNNNNNNNNNNNNNNNNNNNNNNNNNNNNNNNNNNNNNNNNNNNNNNNNNNNNNNNNNNNNNNNNNNNNNNNNNNNNNNNNNNNNNNNNNNNNNNNNNNNNNNNNNNNNNNNNNNNNNNNNNNNNNNNNNNNNNNNNNNNNNNNNNNNNNNNNNNNNNNNNNNNNNNNNNNNNNNNNNNNNNNNNNNNNNNNNNNNNNNNNNNNNNNNNNNNNNNNNNNNNNNNNNNNNNNNNNNNNNNNNNNNNNNNNNNNNNNNNNNNNNNNNNNNNNNNNNNNNNNNNNNNNNNNNNNNNNNNNNNNNNNNNNNNNNNNNNNNNNNNNNNNNNNNNNNNNNNNNNNNNNNNNNNNNNNNNNNNNNNNNNNNNNNNNNNNNNNNNNNNNNNNNNNNNNNNNNNNNNNNNNNNNNNNNNNNNNNNCCGGCCCCATACGCCCACCCATCACTGACACAGCCAAACACTGGAGTGTGATTGGCACTGCATCAGCGTAACCAGGAGGTGGGCAGGGCACAGTGCCGTGTTATCTCCACCTCTCGTGCCCAGCATGCACACGCAGTTAAATCAAAACCTGTGTGTGTGACCGAGGTGTGCCACTGGGTGACCGAGATGCAGTAATTACCCGCAGTAACATTTCAGCCTTGCATTGGTCTTCTCAGGAGGTACCAGAGCccccaaaagaagaaaaattgtggTTGAAGGAAAAGGTTGATGACAAATGGACAGATGGGTACTTGTCTGTTTAGGTAAAACAGAGTTACCGCTGTTGAGTTACACCTCGGATGGACTCAGCTATGAAGGCCAGTTATGGCCTCAAGTTgggccaggggagattcaggctggacattaggaagtactacttttctgaaagagcagtcaggtgctggagtgggttgcccagggaggtggtggagtcaccgtccatggaggtgttcaagaaacatttagatatagcgttgacagacatggtttagtggggttattggtggtaggtggatggttggagtggatgatcttgtagttcttttccaacctggctaattctatggttctatgtttCTATGTGGTAGCAAATCTGATGGCAGAAGAAGCAGGAGCATCTTCTGGTGGGGAGTTTATTGAGCAACGTATGGACAGCATCAGAGCTGTAATCTGCCCTGATTACAACACggatttttctaaaatccatTGGTTTCACTCAACTATTGCCAGGTGGACTGAAGAAATGGGCACATGTGTTGCAAGAAAGTTGGAGAGTAAAGCTGCTAATTCCAAAAGTTGTCCTTTGGCAAGGGCTGAAATTACTGATGCGACAGACACGACTCAACTTGCTGTTTTCATTGAAGGTATTGACATGAAACATAATGTCACTGCAGAAATGGCTTCCTTGGTGCCATTGAAAGGCGCCAAGAAATCTTTTGATGTggagaaagcagtaaaaatgacattaaagT is drawn from Numida meleagris isolate 19003 breed g44 Domestic line unplaced genomic scaffold, NumMel1.0 unplaced_Scaffold326, whole genome shotgun sequence and contains these coding sequences:
- the LOC110391228 gene encoding T-cell surface glycoprotein CD8 alpha chain-like, encoding PALLLLLSLTLCGTGTQGNGDRVVARFINKNMKHPKEGQRLELDCWPYDRYSGVSWIHLDKDGILHYIAYTSTYSRTTFLGNEKISSRFEASKQGNSYRLVVKSFTAQDQGTYFCVTNNYQELHFSSGQPTFFPVTTTTAAPTTPAATTHSSQVTSKDISRHSPGPGTSNEDKLNWSCKFIMWVNLSCACLLLLTAITITITLCQRTKLTVSKQCCVAAQQKPHMRPPQAPH
- the LOC110391227 gene encoding T-cell surface glycoprotein CD8 alpha chain-like; this encodes MAASPALLLLLSLTLCCTGTQEQRDTVVVRPQNRNMKQPQEGQWLQLECRTYRITWGASWVRLDKTGNLHFIASGNSPHNTIFHGNTTISLRFKASWKNNTFWLVVKSFRAQDEGIYFCVNYSNQVLHCSSGQLAFFPVTTTAAPTTPAATTHGSQVTSKDISRHSPHPGTSNEDKLNWSCKFIMWVNLSCACLLLLTAITITITLSQRTKLSVSKQCCVAAQQKPHRRPPQAPH